Below is a window of Synchiropus splendidus isolate RoL2022-P1 chromosome 9, RoL_Sspl_1.0, whole genome shotgun sequence DNA.
TGTTATCTCTTGTCGGACGGGAGTTCTATTTCATTGTTACTACTTGcggtacaatgacaataaagcattcatcatcatcatcatcatcatcatcatatagcctgatatttatttatatatagtgACTCTCTGACAGTGACTCTCAAATGGTGTGGGTTTGgggtcacccattaatgacaaGGAACGATTCAAAATATAATAGAAAAAAagctttattcatttaaataaacataaaaacaaatttctaaaatatgaattatatataaatatgaattataaatatgactatatctaatctaatcttataGATagagcataaaataaaataaaataaaataaaataaaaggcaatATATTACTATATTACACAACCCACCCACCAGTTGAGAATCACCAGTTCATACGTTTGACCTCCCTTCTGTTCAGtcacccccaaaaaaacaaattccatcttcccatatatatatatatatatatatatatatatatatatatatatagcatttgaaatgtcattagtCGCAATGCGTTCAATGGGGCAGCAGATGGCAGGAGTGTTCCTGAAACTTTACTTTAATCTAACTGAAAACACACTTTGTTCCTTTCCCTCACCTCCAGCGAGGAAACACAACAATGGAAAATGTATTGGAAATATGTGCATCAGATTTTGAGTTGCTTTGCAACCAGACACACAGAATCACACGTCTTAAACTGCGACGCTTGGTTGGGTCAAAAACCGGCGCCAGCAGATGACGGTGCCAGAAGAACCAGCTGCATGACAGAGGAGGAAGTTGCGAGCAATATCAGTGAAGGTTTGAGCATTTGTCGATAGTTTCCAGGCCATAAGAGCAGGTCAATAATATTGAAGGACCACAATGTTCTGGAAGAAATGACTCGCACTTGTCCGAGGATGAAGGATTAGAGATGGTCATCACGCATGTGGGTTTACGGATAAAATAAACAGCGACAACTATATTTAAAGAAACAGCGAAAGAAGGTCCGAATTTAGTTTGAGTCCATCACTAAACACCTGCAACACGCGCTTCAGTCCGAGCCTAACATGCATAGAgactctttttttctgctgatatCATCTTAAGTTGTTTTTTAGTTTGAAAGCTGAGCCTGTGGCTGTCTGCGATTTTGGCAGGAACTTTCAGTTTCTCAGTTTCGCTGGTATCGAGGTGCATCTCCGGATCTCACTCAGCGCTCAGTCCAGAACCTTGACAGGGACCATTTAAGATGAGCAAAACCAGAAGCCTGGGATAAAAGGTTCACTGAGGCCACTTCAAATATTGCGGGAACAAAGTGCTCGTCTGTGGCTTCTACTTAAAACAACCGCCGTTACGAAGTCAGCATCACTCTGCGTAACCAGACCAGGCAACGATACCCTGAAGCCAAACAGACACATCAGCTGTAATACCGTGGTATAAAAGACCCCCTTCGACACAGGCTCCTGAGCACCCGCTGCAGCTTCTCCAGATTCTGATGCTGCTGCCCAAAACAAACCCGTTCAAAGCGAGATTGTGCTTAGAAATTTCAAGAATATCACCcgtattttgcaaaaaaaagagCCAGATATCGAGGTTGTGCTTCTCTGACTGTGCTATACGTGAGTCAGaaaccatggttctcaggtgcAAATGAGATCCTGGAGGAGCTCCATTTGGGGTCACGTTGAATCGGCAGCCAGGAAGAGCTGAGACATCTTTCCTTCACTGGACTTAGTAAGATCAGGGAGACGCTGCTAGGTGAgttgggaggaggccccggggagGGTCGGAGTCGGAAGGTCAGAGCGTTTCTTAATCTCACACACAACCAAAGCTCCACTGACATATATTCTGTCGTAGCTCACACGAGCTCGGATGACTCCGGGGAAAGAACAGTCCGACTGTGTTTAGTTAAAAAGCACTGACCTGGATATTCAAGACTTTATAAATAGAGATGCCCTCAACTCCACGGCCGCTCTTTATTCTAGCCTTCCGCTCAATTTGCCGTCCCGAGGTCGCAGCTCTACAAGCAGCTATATATCATTAATGGGAgtcattgagattttttttttttgtaaatctcACGTATTCTGACGTCACTTTGCTATTTAAGTGAGCAGGGTGTAATTTCAGCCCTCGactgttgatgtgtgtgtgtgtgtgtgtgtgtgtgttgtttgacGGCAGCAGGGATCAAAGGACCCACAGAGGATCCAAATCATATGATAAGAGTCTGTCACTCAGCGGCTGTTCACCTGAGGACTGTCACAGGCACCGCTGCTGGACTTTTATCGTGtttttagattaaaaaataCGGCGTGCTCAACACATAACTGTGAATAATGCTCACCTGTTGTTTAAAATCACAGCCTCACAAGTGAAAGAGCATTTAGATGATGATTTCTCTCCTGTTTTTACTCACCACAGATGAAAGATTTCCCCGATACCTTGTTTACTTCCCCTCAGTGTTTACAGACAGACTCAAGGCCAGAGGCTCCTGCGAGGAGACCGGCTGGCTATTTTAGGTGACTGAAGTCGGTGGGTGGGGagaagacgtgtgtgtgtgtgtgtgtgtgtgtgtgtgtgaggtgggcACTGGGCTGGTGTGAGTGGCAGTTGGACTGGACCACGGTGGGACACCTGTTCTGAGGGAGAGGTGGATGGAAAGATGGTGGGGGAACCACCTGCCACACATGTACTccaaaatataaaagaaaaaaagctttattcatttaaataaacataataaaacgtttaaaatatgaattacatataaatataaatgataaatatgaatatatctaACCTAAtcttataatataatataatataatataatataatataatataatataatataatataatataatataatataatataatataatataataataaaaggcaTCACATATGGTACAATATATTACTATGTTACATGACTCACCCACCAGTTGAGAATGACCACCATTGACCTTACACCAGTTCATACTCTCCCTTCTGTCCAGTCactccacaaaaacaaactccatTTCCAAGAGCTGAATGATGAACCCCACACACACCCCAGTCTATGAGCAGCTCCTCGACCAATCCCTTGCCATGTCCCGCGTCCCCCCTCCAGCTGGATTGAACAAATGTTCAGAGTCACCATTTTTTTGTGTCCCTTACTACTGTAGCTCCTCAACCTGGGTGAGAATGGCATCAGGTACTACTCCTCCAAAGAATGTCAACCATCTGCTGGTGCTCTCTGGAAGGCCCTTCCCTTTTAAAACATCTCTCAAACCAAAGGCCCGAGGGCCAGTTCTTCATTGTGGCCCGCAAGAGCTACGAATACATacagttgaaatgaaaatgaaagctaATTCTAGGTGTGATAGAAACTAGACCAACAACAAAGCATGTGGATATCATGAGCGAGAAAGACCAGTGAGGACTCTGGTCACATGGGGCAAGTGGAGATCACAAGTGTCAAGAACCCATTTGGAAAATTCCTTcaatttgagaaaaaaatgagcttcaggaagaaaaacagtctCTTGTGTCGCGAGCGTTTGGTGCAGAAGAACACTGAATGTGTTTTCAAGCTCAACACGGCTGCAACACTGAACATTTGCGAAATTTGAATGAGAATGTTCTGGACTGTTCAATCCATTTGTTCCGCTGCAACTTGCATGATCCAGTTTGACTAGCCAAAACAAAGAACCAACCGCCCGCTGACTCGCCTCTGAGTCATCACGCCTGACGTATTAACTCAGATTTGGAAATGAGGGACTTATGGAGAGTCTCTTCTCATCTTCAGAAGACTCACTCACCGTCTACAGCAAGCATCCCATTTAGCTTCAAGCAAAGTGATGTTCTAACATTAGCAGCAGCAAACACTCACCACTTCATTTACCTGGAACTCTGAACTTTTACACCTCCAGCGACACAATATCACTGCGATTTAAAAATATCAACTCACTTGATCCATCATACATTTTCCATGCACCACGTAGGTATTTGTCCTCAAGCCAAACACACGCTTTTATTGTGTAATAAAATGCTTATAACACGATCATAACTCCATAttttagaggtgctgatcctcgtCCCTCAGAAGATCTATGAGTTGGTCGCTGAGGAAAACATGAGCAAATGCAAACATACAGAGCataaaagagaaagaatcatgtAAAGATCCTGCAGGTGATTCTCAGGCAAGTGCATGACTGAACAAGCACATATTCTGCAGCAGCTTCCAGCCACATGCCATGTCACCTCGCAGTCAGCTGATGGCTTTACTCAGCACCCGGCTCCTCCCTCGGCTTGGCCAGAGCTTCTCCCAGCAGCCCATCCTCCGACACCACACCACCATGCTCGCCTCTTTACCTTTCTGTTTGGGATTCCGATGCAGCTCCCCATCTTGTATTCCATCCCCTCCTCGGGTGAAGTGACTCTGGCACTACATGGTCGGCAGAGCACCTTCCTGCAGAATTGCATCGTGACCCCTCAGCATCGCCCACACAGGCTGCAGCTCCTCACTGATCTCTCATCTTCACACGGAGCTCATCggcgcaggagaagatgctGCTTTTCTCCGCCACATTGCATCATGGTTGAATGCACCGAGGATTTGGAGGGAAACACAGGGAGGGAGGAGTTGGAAGGAGGTGCCTGTCTCTTTAAGAGAGCCGGAGGATGGTGGAGCTACATCACCATGGTGGTGAGAGAACGCACTCATCCAAATATATCAGGTCGGATGCAGCCAGTCATAACTGGAGTGGaattacaaacaaaatgaacacacaaataTGTCGGGCGGAAAATAGGGCAGACAGGTGAGACAGAAATATGCCAGggacatattttaaaattaattaataTTTACACGAAGGAAGATATTACACAAAATATAATATGGCTGTAACTAACACAATATTATATAACTTCAAATTAGGTCAGAATCTTTTCGCTTACAGCTGTCATGTGACATTTTTGACCGCTTCACTATTTGGATTTaacactttaaaataaaaataaaaacactcccagtcaaaaaaaacgtttgatttttgccttttttattaAACTCTATAACATTCAAACATTTATACACAAATGAACAATGTAGAAAGGAATATCTGACAGCCGGTTGCTCAAACACATCAGTCGTTCTCTGGGATCATTGGCTCCTTGATATCATAGGCAAGGATCAGCTCCTGGcaaagacaaaagcaaacacaactGTTCAGGCGCATGTTCTCAATGGACCCGTTTTGTCAGCAGAGATGTTTATAACAGTGCTGTGTTCAAGTCAGATTTGTTCACCTTCCACATCTTCTGGTTGATCGAAACAATGGATTGTGCACGAGTCGCAGATTCTACACCGTCGTCATTTTCCACCGGGGCTGAACACAATGAGAACACAACACGGGTTGGCACTTCTCTGGGGTTACAGGTTCTTGGTATAAAGTTTCGATGTTTTTAAGTGTAATTTTCTGACTTACATTGATggataaaatattatatttgaaATTTAGAACGTCCTTTATGGACGTGTCGAAAACACCCATTTTTTTTAGCTCAGAGTTGATATCACAATTCTCTGCCAcaatttttttcctcatgaaatatgaagtttattgcacataaaccatgacaaaacaaaattgcCGCACCAAATGGCGAAGCAGGCAAAATGGCCTGTAAACAAaggattcaatgaaaaaaagaaaaatattcaacTGGTCctaaaaattataaaataaatatgcagaaataaaacacatctgCCAATATAATAAGGCGTaagtgacaaacaaaaacaaccctgACTATGTCATTGAAAGATTCCTGGCAAGAAGGAAAGAATTGGAAGCACATTTCTTGCTATATGGAAAGCAAGTGCATCTGTTGTTTGTGGTGttggaggtgctgataaagatttgtgtTACTTTGCTGCGACGAGTGAAAAACACGTCGAGCAAATCACTTGAGACTGATGCGAGTCATCCGGTTTGAATCCAAGATACAGCCACACAACTGAATGTGAGCCTTTTTTCAGAACAAGCTCATTTTGAGACTCccggtttgtcatccatattccttcagtttttATCCTGTCGCAGAGCGATCAAATAACTACTGCGTTCACATCACAAGTGGAGCATGTGACTACAAGGCGCTTCATCATCcgctgaaggtgaagccatgGGCGTTGTGGGAACTGGGGAGCGTAAAACACACCAaggaaagtagcatttgtgatgcaaatctaGTCTGCTTGtaattttaattcaaataaatcagacacaagggtgaatcgaaatcactatttttttaaacaatttatcGTGCAGACCTACTGGACACTGTTTTCAacactagtttagaagtgatcctcatgcggcttatgtaggaacaagatctaAATTTAGTGGATGAGgttaatattccggtgcactctatagtccagaatttacggtaCATCAGAAGGACAGTGTTGGAcgaagaatggaaaaaaaaggagaagcGGACGACACTACTGAAGACATGGATGTGGTGACTTGAGGTTACAACCTGACAAGCAGGAAGACGTTGACAAATACAATTTAAACACGATTGGCTCTGTGAAGTACATCCAGTGTTAAAAATATACATGTGTTAGTGAGTTTAATAAAACATTCACTCACCAATACAAGGCAGTTTGTCTCCATCGAGATAAAGCCGGGCCAAACCGTCCTGCAACACAGACAACTGTTATACTCGATGATCGCCAGTGTGAGGCGCTGCTGCCTCACTTAGGTCTGCGCGACAACTTGGGGCCACACAGGCAACTCACCCTGATGAGAAAGGAGGTATGAAATATATTCTCTACTGTGAGGGAGAAGGATGTGGggttgatcacaaattcatagtAGGGGATTGGAGTTGTTGCTGAAAAAGGATTCATTGATAATGAGCATTTAGACAAGACTAACTTTAGACTTTAGACGTACGATTCCCCTGAAAGTAGCTCTTGAGGTAACCCAGAATTCGCTCCACCTCTTTCTCTGTTGCCTCTTGGTGCGACTCTCCCATCTTTTTCAGCTGAAAATCAAATGGTTACGGTAAAAAAATGGAGACAGTTTGTGGTTGGCCAAATGTCGGACCTGCGTGGGCATGAttctttttgtctcttttgaaggGGCTTTTCTTTGTCGTTCAATTCGCTGCTTTGCTGGTGGAGGATCAGCATGAAAGGAGCCCatccttaaaaataaataaactaataaaGATTATCCACTTAAGCACTAGAAACTTAAGAAGTCAAAGACTCGACTCCTACATGTAATGGAAGGTCGGTGTTCTACTGAAACAGCGCTCAGCTCTCCTAGTGACTCGTGTCCAGGCGTCTGAAGGCAGGTAACCGTCAGCGGTGTCCTCACCAGACGCATCATCTTCTTCAATGTTCTCCAGTCGGTTCAGACCCATGAAGGTCAACTGGAATAGAAACAGAATCACCTCCCTGAATTGCATGAACAACCATCATGTTTTGAGGAACTGTTCACTGCATATCAAACAGATGAACTGAAAACATTGTGTTTTACTTGTCCGGTTGTCATTCATTTACTATGTgtcttgtttgcttgtttgtttttttctttttttttacaagctgtGGGGAGCTACAGTGAGATGATAATGGGGTGAGAGACATATGTTCGAAGACCTTAAAGGAATATGATTTTACTCACAAGGTGTTGCGTGAAAGTGACAGTGTCGAAGGTGGAACCATCTGCAAGCAGGTGCATGGCTTTCTCCTTCCCTAGCTCCGACGCCACAACAAGAAGCTGAGTATCCATCGCAGCTTCCCGAGTTTGTCGCACTGGAAGAAAATACAAAGAATCACACCGCTAAACTTTGcagagtgatgacgtcacatacCAGATTTAAAGAGCTCGTTGGCCTCTTGAAGGACCTCTGTCAGTTTATTGTTGGTTTCGTTGAGTATCTCGTCTCGGTCCTCTGGGAAGAAAAAAGACCATCACTTGAGTTCAGTTCAGTTGCGATACTAACAGCCAGTGGCCACCCAACAATAACTCACGTTGAATTGAGTTCAAGAGTTCCCTGTATTTGATCCGAATTGTCCTCCTCACGACTGGATCGTTGCCGTCTTGCTGGTCGTCTGAGTCCATCCCCGCTTCGTCGACGGACTCGCCGTTCTCCTGCTCCCCTCGGCTCCGGTGAGAGGAGCCGTTTTGCCGCGTTGTTCCTTCGTTGTCGCTGGTCCCTCCACGCCTCATCTTTAAGTCACTTTGGAAACTTATTGGAGGGAAAAACGCGACTGAGGAAGACTCGGCAACAACTCCGAAGTGGGAAGTTGAACACAACTTTTTCCCGGCTGCCTGGTAGTTTTAAGTGTCCAAAGCGCTCGGACACAAGTCATACACCCCTGTTATTACTGACTAAATATACAGACTAGACATTAATGATAAACACTTAGGCAAAAGTGTCTCCTGTCTCGgatgctgatgctgaaaacACGGAAACGTTCGCGGCAGCTTGTTGTAATGTCACTGCCTTACTCCCTCCGAGAGCTTATTTTTATTACGTCATTTCCTGCCCGCATGCGCAGATGGTTGTACGCGCTTGACGCATAAATTAGCATAATTATCAACGTCACTACGGCAAGCCTCGGCAGACATACGTGCACTTTGTCGAACAGGCTGTGCTTCACATCTGTCCTAGCAATAGTATCTTATGTCTTGGGTGATGGCGATATATGCTGTTACACTGTGCTGCACATTTTCTGTTGGTTGATAAATTGTAAAATCGTAACTTaattttctccttgtttgtctccttgtacttttctttttatgtTTACTTAACACCTGTGTTGAAAATTACAACTACAAAAtgactcaaaatgtgtttaagtaTTGTGTTAGAAAAGTGACAGGACGAAATTCTGTCAACAAGAGAATTTTAACATgtaagtatatattttatattttaatattttgagtGTAACTACACCGGCATTAGGAATGACTTTTACAGTGTGAAATGTGAGATGGGCTGTAACAGCACTGCACTTGAGGCAGGCAGAAGGAGTTGAAACTGATCACATGGATCAACACTAATCCCAGATCACCTGACTGAGCAGGAGAATTACTTTCCTGCACCACCTGGAGCTGTTTCTCCGTCCACAGTCATCATGGGGGACCTGAGGTCTACGCCTCACCTGGATTTGACCAACTTTGACTCCCCTGAAGCAAGAAGCAGCCGCTACGTTCTGACCAGTCCTCGCTCCTTGGAATCTTGTGCAAGACTGGGAGTCAAGCCTGTTCAGCTCCTCATTAAATCCCTCAACCAGCTGATCGCTGAGCAGCACCGCTCACCCATCGAGGCGGTGCGAGTCATGCACCAGTCCTACGAAAGTGAGAGGAGAAGGCTTTTGCAAATGTGCCGAGAAGAAAGGGAGAGGATTATAAAGGAGGCAGGTGGCAGGTGGCCCGGGACAAACAGACCTCAAGGGCTTGTTCAAGGATCTCAACTGAAAGTGAAGccagctgaagatgaagattcAGTTCTGTACGCTGATCTTTGCTCGAAGGGGAAGACCATCAGCAGGTCCTCATGCTCGGTCGCAGGTCACAGCAAACCAGGGAGGAGCTCCATTGGTAGCTTTAGTCTGGGTGA
It encodes the following:
- the nsmce4a gene encoding non-structural maintenance of chromosomes element 4 homolog A — its product is MRRGGTSDNEGTTRQNGSSHRSRGEQENGESVDEAGMDSDDQQDGNDPVVRRTIRIKYRELLNSIQQDRDEILNETNNKLTEVLQEANELFKSVRQTREAAMDTQLLVVASELGKEKAMHLLADGSTFDTVTFTQHLLTFMGLNRLENIEEDDASGEDTADGYLPSDAWTRVTRRAERCFSRTPTFHYMMGSFHADPPPAKQRIERQRKAPSKETKRIMPTQLKKMGESHQEATEKEVERILGYLKSYFQGNPTTPIPYYEFVINPTSFSLTVENIFHTSFLIRDGLARLYLDGDKLPCIAPVENDDGVESATRAQSIVSINQKMWKELILAYDIKEPMIPEND